Proteins from a genomic interval of Desulfomonilaceae bacterium:
- a CDS encoding ABC transporter substrate-binding protein produces the protein MKKIGVLVGICMCILFLGNVNAADPIKIGAVYSLSGPAAAIGTPTKLVTQMVVENINKQGGINGRPIELVVGDTESEPTKAIMVVKKFINVDKVAAIIGPDRTDLGMAVKKLVEDAGIPTFMTVGGDPVIMGGGPLGTYKWVFKSPQRSSTAVEKLYDYLKTANLKKVALITASDGFGKDGKGWLEKLAPKYGLTIVADESFNPKDTDVTAQLTKLSSAKPDAIVCWTIGPAAAIVAKNVKQLNLKEPLFQCHGIPDPKYVELAGAAADGSMMPSTKLMAWEALPDTDPQKKVIKDFVHLYNDVYKINKEFPINTHSGYAWDAIYIVADAMKKAGVEPAKLRDAIEQTKNHVGISGTYNLTPEDHNGLGPDSMIMVKVENGKWKLVK, from the coding sequence ATGAAAAAGATCGGAGTTCTTGTCGGGATATGTATGTGTATCCTTTTCCTTGGGAATGTGAACGCCGCGGATCCCATCAAGATAGGAGCCGTGTACTCATTGTCCGGTCCAGCCGCTGCTATCGGAACGCCAACCAAACTTGTCACCCAGATGGTGGTCGAGAATATTAACAAACAGGGCGGGATAAACGGTCGTCCGATAGAACTGGTAGTGGGTGACACCGAATCTGAACCCACCAAGGCAATCATGGTTGTCAAAAAATTCATCAACGTAGACAAGGTTGCGGCGATAATAGGACCAGACAGGACCGACTTGGGGATGGCTGTTAAGAAACTGGTCGAAGACGCAGGGATTCCCACTTTCATGACGGTTGGAGGAGATCCGGTAATCATGGGCGGCGGTCCGCTCGGAACCTACAAATGGGTTTTCAAATCTCCCCAGAGAAGTTCCACCGCCGTCGAGAAACTTTACGATTATTTAAAAACGGCGAATCTGAAAAAGGTCGCATTGATTACAGCGTCTGATGGTTTCGGCAAAGATGGAAAGGGCTGGTTGGAAAAATTGGCTCCGAAGTATGGATTGACCATAGTGGCTGATGAGTCCTTTAATCCTAAAGATACGGATGTGACCGCCCAGTTGACAAAGCTGTCTTCAGCGAAGCCCGACGCGATCGTTTGCTGGACAATAGGCCCCGCTGCAGCTATCGTAGCCAAGAATGTCAAACAACTGAATCTCAAGGAGCCGTTGTTCCAGTGCCACGGAATCCCTGATCCCAAATATGTTGAGCTGGCGGGAGCGGCTGCGGACGGCAGCATGATGCCATCAACAAAGTTGATGGCCTGGGAGGCGCTACCTGATACTGACCCACAAAAGAAAGTGATTAAGGATTTTGTGCATCTATATAATGATGTGTACAAAATTAATAAAGAATTTCCGATCAATACCCACTCCGGTTATGCATGGGACGCTATTTACATAGTGGCCGACGCCATGAAAAAGGCCGGCGTCGAACCGGCGAAACTTCGTGACGCCATTGAACAAACCAAAAACCATGTTGGCATAAGCGGAACCTACAACTTGACACCAGAAGATCATAACGGTCTTGGACCTGATTCGATGATAATGGTTAAAGTGGAAAATGGAAAGTGGAAGCTGGTCAAATAA
- a CDS encoding DedA family protein, giving the protein MVAQLTVYFTYIIEQLGYWGAAFLMALESMIAPVPSELVMPFVGFLAAEGKFSIPTAIIFTSLGSLIGSLFSYYMGLWGGRPLVLRAGRYLFLNHEHLEWTERWFEKNGSWTIFISRFIPVIRHLISIPAGLGCMKVSHFCFFTLAGATLWNSFLLFCGFKLRQNWTLVQQYSHELDMVVGALGLIALGIWAVATHLRRKKTAALRKINGV; this is encoded by the coding sequence ATGGTAGCGCAGTTAACGGTTTATTTTACTTATATTATTGAGCAATTAGGGTATTGGGGAGCAGCGTTCCTCATGGCTTTGGAAAGCATGATCGCCCCGGTTCCCAGCGAATTGGTGATGCCTTTTGTAGGTTTTTTAGCTGCGGAAGGAAAGTTTTCCATACCAACAGCGATCATATTTACTTCTCTCGGTTCACTGATCGGTTCGTTGTTTTCTTATTATATGGGGCTCTGGGGAGGACGACCTCTAGTTCTGAGAGCTGGGCGATACCTTTTTCTTAACCATGAGCATCTGGAATGGACGGAACGTTGGTTTGAGAAGAACGGTTCATGGACCATCTTTATCAGCCGCTTCATACCTGTTATTCGACACCTTATTTCCATTCCTGCCGGCCTGGGATGCATGAAGGTGAGCCATTTCTGCTTTTTTACCCTTGCCGGCGCGACCCTCTGGAACTCATTTCTGTTATTCTGCGGGTTCAAACTGCGTCAGAATTGGACGCTAGTTCAGCAATACTCTCATGAACTGGATATGGTAGTTGGAGCTTTAGGTCTCATAGCTTTAGGAATCTGGGCAGTGGCCACACACTTGCGACGAAAGAAGACAGCGGCTCTCAGAAAAATTAACGGCGTTTAG
- a CDS encoding substrate-binding domain-containing protein: MGKTIQIFSHILLLSVIVFALAACDSKQESSKQPAPPIPEKKYKIATLVKVDGIPWFARMRVGVRRFAENTGQDAFMVGPARADGALQAQMIDELVNQGVNAICIVPFSVSAVEPALKIAREKGIVIIAHEASNIENADIIIEPFDNKAWGHHLMDELASCMQRKGPYTIILGSYGSQSHMEWSRAAVAHQLEKYPNMKLVTEAIEDHDNPARSYAKTKELLSRFTDLRAILGLTMASCPSAALAVETAGLKNKVSVVGVSLVSACKSYLADGSLKKISFWDPADAGYVMNKIALKLLQGGKVKAGDDMGVKGYHDLRRDMTKPNLFFGKGWIDVTKENMANYPY; the protein is encoded by the coding sequence ATGGGAAAAACCATACAAATCTTTTCACACATACTGCTGCTGTCGGTAATCGTATTCGCGTTAGCAGCCTGCGATTCGAAACAGGAGAGTTCAAAACAGCCGGCTCCGCCTATCCCTGAAAAGAAATACAAGATAGCCACTCTCGTAAAAGTGGACGGCATCCCATGGTTCGCCAGAATGAGAGTGGGAGTGAGACGATTTGCCGAGAACACCGGCCAGGACGCTTTCATGGTTGGGCCCGCAAGGGCTGATGGCGCTTTACAGGCCCAGATGATCGATGAACTCGTCAACCAGGGCGTGAACGCGATTTGTATAGTGCCCTTCTCCGTTTCCGCGGTGGAGCCCGCTCTGAAAATCGCCAGGGAAAAAGGCATCGTGATAATAGCTCACGAAGCTTCAAACATAGAGAACGCCGACATAATAATCGAACCATTCGACAACAAGGCATGGGGCCATCATCTCATGGATGAACTGGCATCATGCATGCAAAGGAAGGGGCCTTACACTATAATCTTGGGCAGTTACGGCAGCCAGTCACATATGGAGTGGTCTCGAGCCGCTGTAGCTCATCAACTTGAAAAATATCCCAACATGAAACTAGTGACAGAAGCTATCGAAGATCACGACAATCCGGCCCGATCTTACGCTAAAACAAAAGAGCTGCTCAGCCGATTTACAGATCTACGTGCAATTCTGGGGCTTACCATGGCGTCCTGCCCTTCCGCTGCTCTAGCAGTGGAGACGGCAGGACTTAAAAACAAAGTAAGTGTAGTTGGTGTGTCCCTGGTTTCCGCATGCAAGTCTTATCTCGCTGACGGTTCGTTGAAGAAAATAAGTTTCTGGGACCCCGCTGACGCGGGCTATGTAATGAACAAAATCGCTCTAAAGTTATTGCAGGGGGGCAAGGTGAAAGCCGGGGACGATATGGGTGTGAAAGGATATCACGATCTAAGGCGGGATATGACCAAGCCAAACCTGTTTTTCGGTAAGGGATGGATAGATGTGACCAAAGAAAATATGGCCAATTACCCCTATTGA
- a CDS encoding adenylate/guanylate cyclase domain-containing protein, translated as MKINIKLTVILGFVLMVALIMITAGAGYFALAEAVEDATRYSALARDTTLAHEIGSNMLLLDDALDSYLLNRDIQSVWDIDYRLALTRRMAQRVNNSTSVPQVQTILERVDDTLARFSTNFDRLRRLDETRDQILSRTPTDHLKLQEIDKQRKILENFFQIATTKVSNNVESARETIKIQQESIDAKIQSSFHTTMFVVGVTVVGAILVAFIVAGLFVRLITKPVGALEQIVRRSPSIAFRFRAEPGLPIEFISENVNQLGYSPNDFFSGRITLVDVVHPEDRDIVAEKLSDVAKTRGGEDEFSQEYRIVTGSGSTCWLDERMWIVRNDKGLITHYEGIVIDITQRKLAEERLEKERSRRAFVLETFGSYLSDEIVTEILESPGGINLGGELRQISILVSDLRGFTRMTESMDSRKVLRILNRYLEVMTNIILRYSGTIDEFTGDGILVFFGAPRSFEDHVRRAVLCAIEMQGVMDEFNKEGLSLGLPELKMGIGINSGELVVGNIGSTRRKKYGAVGSPINVAFRVQTLTSGGEILVTTPVYDQVATEVVLGTVRETELKGIEGLVKLFQVTGIQTS; from the coding sequence GTGAAGATCAACATAAAATTAACAGTCATCCTGGGCTTTGTGCTGATGGTCGCCCTTATCATGATAACAGCGGGCGCAGGGTATTTTGCTCTGGCAGAAGCAGTCGAGGACGCGACCCGGTATAGCGCCCTGGCTCGTGACACGACCCTGGCTCATGAAATTGGATCGAACATGCTTCTTCTCGATGACGCCCTGGACAGCTACCTGCTCAATCGTGACATTCAATCAGTTTGGGATATAGATTATCGGTTGGCCCTTACAAGACGTATGGCGCAGCGGGTTAATAATTCGACCTCAGTCCCTCAGGTACAGACTATCCTCGAAAGGGTCGACGACACCCTGGCACGGTTCTCCACGAACTTCGACAGGCTGAGAAGACTTGATGAAACCAGAGATCAAATTCTTTCAAGAACACCAACCGACCATCTGAAGCTTCAGGAGATAGACAAGCAGAGAAAGATTCTTGAGAACTTCTTTCAGATTGCTACGACCAAGGTGTCGAATAACGTGGAAAGCGCTAGAGAAACGATCAAGATTCAGCAGGAATCAATAGACGCAAAGATTCAAAGTTCATTCCATACGACTATGTTTGTAGTCGGCGTCACAGTTGTAGGAGCTATTCTTGTAGCCTTCATTGTCGCTGGGCTCTTCGTCAGGCTAATCACTAAACCTGTAGGGGCGCTTGAGCAAATAGTCAGAAGAAGCCCATCCATAGCTTTCAGGTTCAGGGCGGAACCGGGTTTGCCGATTGAATTTATTTCTGAAAATGTGAATCAACTCGGTTACTCACCGAATGATTTCTTCTCGGGTCGCATCACACTGGTTGATGTCGTTCATCCCGAGGATAGAGACATTGTCGCGGAGAAGTTGAGCGATGTGGCAAAAACCAGGGGCGGAGAAGACGAATTCAGTCAGGAATACCGAATCGTTACCGGTTCGGGATCCACGTGTTGGCTCGATGAACGAATGTGGATCGTCCGAAATGACAAGGGTCTCATAACGCATTACGAAGGAATTGTGATCGACATCACTCAAAGGAAACTTGCTGAGGAAAGACTCGAAAAAGAACGCTCTCGAAGAGCCTTCGTCCTCGAAACATTCGGGTCATACCTCAGTGATGAAATTGTCACTGAAATACTCGAGTCTCCAGGTGGTATCAATCTTGGCGGCGAACTGCGCCAAATAAGTATACTCGTGTCGGATCTCCGGGGATTTACCAGAATGACGGAATCCATGGATTCCCGAAAGGTTCTGCGAATTCTAAATCGATACCTGGAAGTTATGACCAATATAATCCTCCGCTACAGCGGAACAATCGATGAATTCACAGGAGACGGGATTTTGGTTTTTTTCGGGGCGCCTCGGAGCTTTGAAGACCATGTTAGACGTGCGGTCCTTTGCGCAATTGAGATGCAGGGCGTTATGGATGAATTCAATAAAGAAGGGCTCAGCCTGGGTTTACCTGAGCTAAAAATGGGAATTGGCATAAATAGCGGTGAACTGGTTGTGGGTAACATTGGATCGACAAGGCGAAAAAAGTATGGGGCCGTCGGTAGCCCGATAAATGTGGCGTTTCGTGTGCAGACGCTAACATCAGGGGGAGAAATTCTCGTGACAACCCCTGTTTATGATCAGGTCGCAACCGAGGTGGTCTTAGGAACTGTGAGGGAAACTGAACTCAAAGGCATAGAGGGTCTTGTCAAATTGTTTCAGGTGACAGGGATCCAAACGTCTTGA
- a CDS encoding NADH:flavin oxidoreductase/NADH oxidase — MPGLFDTFTIKSVTLRNRIGVSPMCQYVSNDGTASDWHLVHLGARAVGGTGLVIAEATAVEPRGRISPQDAGLWSDKHIEPLARITRFVKEQGAVPGIQLAHAGRKASAARPWEGDNSLKEEEGGWPTIAPSAVAFGDKLWKVPEAMTHQDIKNVQQSFVAATKMALTIGYQWLELHAAHGYLCHSFYSPISNKRTDEYGGSFENRIRFTVETLECMRAVWPENLPLAVRLSCSDWVDGGWTIEETIELAKKLKQTGADLIDCSSGFGSPDHRKYPFGPGWQVPFSEAIKREAQIATAAVGMITDPIQANEIIESGKADIVLLAREMLRDPYWPQHAAKALGHDPKSIVPSPYLRWI, encoded by the coding sequence ATGCCGGGTCTTTTTGACACATTCACAATTAAATCTGTGACTCTGCGCAATAGAATTGGTGTTTCACCGATGTGCCAGTATGTTTCCAACGACGGAACAGCTTCCGATTGGCATCTGGTTCATTTAGGAGCCCGAGCGGTCGGTGGCACCGGCTTGGTCATTGCCGAAGCGACGGCTGTTGAGCCTCGAGGCCGCATTTCTCCACAGGACGCGGGTCTATGGTCCGACAAACATATCGAACCCCTTGCACGAATCACCAGATTTGTGAAGGAACAGGGGGCGGTTCCAGGTATTCAATTGGCTCACGCTGGTCGCAAAGCAAGCGCAGCGCGACCCTGGGAGGGCGACAACTCCCTTAAGGAAGAAGAGGGCGGATGGCCCACTATCGCCCCCAGCGCTGTCGCCTTTGGAGACAAGCTCTGGAAAGTTCCCGAGGCCATGACTCATCAGGACATCAAGAATGTTCAGCAATCGTTTGTCGCTGCCACTAAAATGGCCTTAACCATCGGCTATCAATGGCTGGAGCTGCACGCCGCCCACGGTTATCTTTGCCATAGCTTCTACTCGCCCATATCAAACAAACGGACTGATGAATATGGGGGTAGTTTTGAGAATAGGATCCGGTTCACTGTCGAAACACTGGAATGTATGAGAGCGGTTTGGCCTGAAAATCTACCGTTGGCGGTTCGTTTGTCCTGTTCCGACTGGGTCGATGGTGGTTGGACAATAGAAGAAACAATCGAGTTGGCGAAAAAACTCAAGCAGACCGGGGCGGACCTTATTGACTGCAGTTCAGGATTTGGAAGCCCCGATCATAGGAAATATCCATTCGGACCTGGGTGGCAGGTTCCATTCTCAGAGGCGATAAAAAGAGAAGCTCAGATAGCCACCGCTGCTGTTGGTATGATTACGGACCCAATCCAGGCCAATGAAATTATTGAAAGTGGAAAAGCGGACATTGTTTTACTTGCGCGTGAAATGCTGAGGGACCCTTATTGGCCTCAACACGCAGCGAAGGCGCTCGGTCACGATCCAAAGAGTATCGTGCCTTCTCCTTACCTTCGTTGGATATAA
- a CDS encoding HU family DNA-binding protein: protein MTKAEFVDKLAEKGKITKKQASEAIDMIFTTMADGLVAGDEISIPGFGKFSITIRKARTGLNPQTKQKINIPETKAPKFSAAKALKESIK, encoded by the coding sequence ATGACAAAGGCTGAATTCGTGGATAAACTTGCGGAGAAAGGCAAGATAACCAAGAAGCAGGCTTCAGAAGCCATAGACATGATTTTCACCACTATGGCCGACGGGTTGGTCGCCGGTGATGAAATCTCTATCCCAGGTTTTGGCAAATTTTCCATTACCATCAGGAAAGCTCGGACAGGTCTGAATCCTCAGACCAAACAGAAAATCAACATCCCGGAAACAAAAGCTCCCAAGTTTTCAGCCGCAAAGGCGCTCAAAGAATCGATAAAGTGA
- a CDS encoding acetoacetate--CoA ligase, which translates to MDFTNVTEGDLLWEPSDQLKGEANISRFVQFLLNNKKLSFDSYKDLWKWSVTNLEDFWVSIWEFNGIQASHPYNKALSQRKMPGAQWFVGAKLNYVEQVFRWNKLDTPALKFQSEIRPLTEISWGELSQKVASVSTALRNMGVKCGDRVVAYLPNIPETIIAFLACASIGAVWSSCSPDFGFRSVTDRFRQIEPKVLFAVDGYQYGGKKFDCENTVATLQKSLPTLEHTILVPYLYPSKKSYPIENLLVWDDLVKEAGALIFEQVDFNHPMWVVYSSGTTGLPKPLVHSQGGILIEFLKFTGLHVDVRPRDSFFWFSTTGWVMWNIMQGGLLLGSTSVLYDGSPGYPDMNVLWDLAEKARVTAFGASAAYITSCMSQKMLPGKTRDLSALRVVGSTGSPLSPAGFKWVYDSVKEDLLLASVSGGTDPCTGFLGSCPLLPVRAGELQCRCLGVKAEAYDENGNSVVDQVGELVITEPMPSLPIYLWNDPENKRYIESYFEVFPGVWRHGDWVKITDRGSAVIAGRSDSTLKRMGVRMGSSEIYGVVDELPEITESLIVGFENSKGKYIMPLFVVLKEGLEFNDALKNKIRNAIRSALSPRHVPDEIYPVMSVPKTLNSKRLEVPVKKILSGVPLEKAVNVDSMMNPESLKFFQDLSTILNNAT; encoded by the coding sequence ATGGACTTCACAAATGTAACAGAGGGAGATCTTCTCTGGGAACCCTCAGACCAATTGAAAGGCGAAGCCAATATCAGCCGGTTCGTTCAGTTTCTTTTGAATAACAAAAAACTGAGTTTTGACTCTTACAAAGATCTTTGGAAATGGTCAGTGACAAATCTCGAAGATTTTTGGGTATCTATTTGGGAATTTAACGGGATTCAGGCTTCACATCCATACAACAAGGCGCTTTCCCAGAGGAAAATGCCGGGAGCGCAATGGTTTGTCGGCGCCAAATTGAACTACGTTGAACAGGTGTTCCGTTGGAACAAGCTGGATACGCCCGCATTGAAATTTCAATCTGAGATCCGACCACTAACAGAAATATCGTGGGGCGAGCTTTCCCAGAAAGTCGCCTCCGTGTCTACAGCCCTTCGCAATATGGGAGTGAAATGCGGAGACAGGGTGGTGGCCTACCTCCCAAACATACCTGAGACCATCATCGCGTTCCTTGCATGCGCCAGTATTGGAGCCGTATGGTCTAGTTGCTCCCCAGATTTTGGGTTTCGGAGTGTTACAGACCGTTTCCGTCAGATAGAGCCAAAGGTACTTTTTGCTGTTGACGGCTATCAGTATGGCGGTAAAAAATTCGACTGCGAGAACACGGTCGCCACTTTGCAAAAGTCGCTGCCTACACTGGAACACACTATTCTGGTCCCGTATCTGTACCCATCAAAGAAATCTTACCCAATTGAAAACTTACTTGTATGGGATGATCTTGTTAAGGAAGCAGGAGCGCTCATATTCGAACAGGTTGATTTTAACCACCCCATGTGGGTTGTATATTCGTCTGGAACCACAGGTCTTCCCAAGCCACTTGTTCACAGTCAGGGCGGAATTTTAATTGAGTTTCTGAAATTTACGGGATTGCACGTAGATGTACGGCCAAGAGATTCCTTTTTCTGGTTTAGCACCACTGGATGGGTCATGTGGAACATCATGCAGGGAGGGCTTCTCTTAGGATCAACCTCTGTCCTCTACGACGGGAGTCCGGGATATCCTGACATGAACGTGCTTTGGGACCTTGCTGAAAAAGCCAGGGTTACGGCGTTCGGCGCAAGCGCAGCTTATATTACCAGTTGCATGAGTCAAAAGATGCTACCTGGAAAGACGCGAGATCTGTCAGCGCTGCGAGTAGTCGGCTCGACAGGCTCTCCGTTATCACCCGCAGGATTCAAGTGGGTGTACGACTCTGTAAAAGAAGATCTACTGCTTGCCTCCGTTAGTGGAGGAACCGATCCGTGCACTGGGTTCCTTGGATCGTGCCCGCTACTTCCTGTTAGAGCAGGAGAACTTCAGTGCAGATGTCTGGGTGTAAAAGCCGAGGCCTACGACGAAAACGGCAATTCCGTGGTTGACCAGGTCGGCGAATTGGTCATTACAGAACCTATGCCATCGCTTCCGATCTATCTATGGAACGATCCCGAAAACAAGCGTTACATCGAAAGCTACTTTGAGGTTTTCCCCGGAGTATGGAGGCACGGCGATTGGGTCAAGATTACAGACCGCGGCAGCGCTGTCATAGCCGGAAGATCGGATTCTACCCTAAAGCGAATGGGAGTAAGAATGGGGAGCAGCGAAATCTACGGCGTCGTGGATGAACTGCCCGAGATTACTGAAAGCCTAATCGTTGGATTTGAGAATTCCAAAGGCAAGTACATCATGCCGCTGTTCGTTGTGCTCAAAGAAGGCCTCGAATTTAACGACGCATTAAAAAACAAGATCCGGAACGCCATTCGGAGCGCCCTTTCACCCAGACACGTTCCTGATGAAATTTATCCGGTAATGTCTGTCCCTAAAACTCTCAACTCAAAGAGACTTGAAGTTCCCGTGAAAAAGATTCTTTCGGGTGTGCCACTAGAAAAAGCGGTAAATGTAGACTCTATGATGAATCCGGAATCGCTCAAATTCTTCCAGGACCTTTCAACAATATTGAACAACGCTACTTGA
- a CDS encoding ABC transporter ATP-binding protein, whose translation MTAHVSEIPVLETRAVTRHFGALTAVNGVSLCVSHGIQSIIGPNGAGKTTFFNLLAGFLVPDKGGIFYRGKEITGLAPYEISQMGIGRSFQITSIFPGLSVYENVRVARQSRSKSRYNFIMSCERLPGVETDTKRILSQMGLEDWADSPAKNLPYGLQRCLDIGISLATDPQVLLLDEPTSGMSAEDSSVILKFIAEISKSIPVVLIEHNIDMVLAISDRIAVLYQGLLLAEGTPAEIQANQEVQEAYLGGY comes from the coding sequence ATGACAGCGCATGTTTCAGAAATCCCTGTTCTTGAGACCAGAGCCGTCACAAGGCATTTTGGAGCCTTAACGGCTGTCAATGGAGTATCTCTGTGTGTTAGCCACGGGATACAATCAATTATTGGTCCCAATGGAGCAGGCAAGACTACCTTTTTCAACTTGCTTGCGGGATTTCTGGTCCCGGACAAAGGCGGCATTTTCTACCGTGGTAAGGAAATTACTGGGCTAGCGCCCTATGAGATTTCCCAGATGGGAATTGGAAGGTCGTTTCAAATCACGAGCATATTCCCTGGCCTTTCCGTCTATGAAAATGTTCGTGTCGCCCGTCAGTCACGGTCGAAATCACGGTACAACTTTATCATGTCATGCGAGAGACTTCCCGGCGTAGAAACTGATACAAAAAGGATTCTCAGCCAAATGGGCCTGGAGGATTGGGCGGATTCTCCGGCAAAAAATCTTCCATATGGTCTGCAGCGGTGTTTGGACATTGGCATTTCTTTAGCCACTGATCCTCAGGTTCTTCTCCTGGACGAGCCTACATCAGGGATGAGCGCTGAAGATTCTTCCGTTATTCTTAAATTTATCGCCGAAATATCCAAGTCAATTCCAGTGGTCCTCATAGAGCACAACATTGACATGGTCCTCGCCATCTCGGACAGGATTGCAGTGCTGTATCAAGGGTTGCTGTTGGCTGAGGGGACACCAGCGGAAATTCAGGCTAACCAAGAGGTTCAGGAAGCATATTTAGGAGGGTACTGA
- a CDS encoding ABC transporter ATP-binding protein produces MLELQDVHSHYGGSHILKGITFRVEEGQVATILGRNGAGKTTTLRTIMGLVPVTTGFIKFSGEDITNKKPYRIAQLGVGYVPEERAVFPSLSVYENLTLPMAKGHAGLWSIDKIYSFFPILKARGFHRGSQLSGGEQQMLVIARILTMNVKLIILDEPTEGLAPMLVREIAKIVLELKKEGISILLVEQNSRFAEEVADQHFIICNGRIVYAGSNKEFKSDEKIKSQYLGV; encoded by the coding sequence TTGCTCGAACTTCAGGATGTGCATTCACATTATGGTGGAAGCCACATACTTAAAGGAATCACATTCAGAGTTGAAGAAGGACAAGTGGCTACGATTCTTGGAAGAAACGGAGCGGGAAAGACTACCACCCTTCGTACGATAATGGGACTGGTTCCAGTCACTACGGGGTTCATCAAGTTCAGCGGCGAAGACATCACAAACAAGAAACCGTATAGGATCGCTCAACTAGGTGTCGGTTACGTTCCTGAAGAAAGAGCTGTTTTTCCAAGCCTTTCTGTCTATGAAAATTTGACTCTTCCGATGGCCAAAGGGCATGCGGGTCTGTGGAGCATCGACAAGATATACTCCTTTTTCCCCATTCTTAAAGCCAGGGGCTTTCACAGAGGATCCCAGTTGTCTGGTGGCGAGCAACAAATGCTCGTGATCGCCCGAATTCTGACTATGAACGTGAAGCTCATTATTCTCGATGAACCGACGGAAGGGCTAGCCCCAATGTTAGTCCGTGAAATCGCTAAAATTGTTCTAGAGTTAAAAAAGGAAGGGATTTCAATACTTTTAGTGGAACAAAACAGCAGATTTGCAGAGGAAGTCGCCGACCAACATTTCATAATATGCAACGGTCGGATCGTTTATGCTGGGAGCAACAAGGAATTCAAGTCCGATGAGAAGATCAAGTCACAGTATTTGGGCGTATGA